A region of the Lachancea thermotolerans CBS 6340 chromosome E complete sequence genome:
TCTTACCCCTTGCCATCTAGGTTTCTCACAAGAAGTAAAATTAGTCATAAAAAGCTTTCGGAGAGAAGGCTCACCTATATAAACAGAGCAGGTCGGGTTTACAGGCTTAAATTCTATTGCTCTTTGATTACGTGGGATTTGGATCTGAAAGTCGATGGAACTTTAGCTACACTGTTCACGGATTTGGGATAGTGGCCAATCCAAAGCGAACACAAACAAATTCCAGCGCAGGATAAGAGAGTTACGCGTGTGATAGGAGAGACAACAACTGGCCACATGAGTAGTGGCGGCCAAGAAGAGGCGCCCAAGGCGCCAATTATGATCTCCGACAAATTCGTCGTGGAGAAAGAGATCGGCAAAGGTTCGTTCGCGACTGTTTACAAGGGCAGACTGGCGGCGAACCAAGATCACAATAATGATTTTATAGCGATCAAGGCAGTGTCGCGgtcaaagctcaagaacaagaaactTCTAGAGAATTTGGAGATCGAGATCGCGATTCTtaaaaagatcaagcaCCCGCATATCGTTGGGCTTATGGACTGTGAGCGGACTGGTTCCGACTTCTTTCTGATTATGGAGTACTGCGCCCTCGGGGACTTGACTTTTCTAATAAAGAAGCGCGGAGGGCTCATCGAGAAACACCCCCTTGTGCGCACTATGTTCGAGAAATACCCTCCACCTAGCGAGTCCCATAATGGATTGAATCGCGTCGTGGTGGTGAGCTacctgcagcagctgtCATCAgctttgatgtttttgaggTCTAAGAATTTGGTTCACAGGGACATCAAGCCACAAAACTTGCTTCTTTCTACGCCACTAGTAGGCTACGACGACCGGGAAACATTTCACAAAATGGGGTACGTTGGTATCTACAATCTACCGATCTTGAAGATTGCAGATTTTGGCTTCGCAAGATTTTTACCCAATACTTCGCTGGCGGAGACCTTATGCGGTTCACCATTATACATGGCGCCTGAAATCTTGAACTATCAAAAGTATAATGCGAAAGCCGACTTGTGGTCTGTGGGTACCGTACTGTACGAAATGTGTTGTGGCAGGCCACcattcaaagcatcaaatCACTtggagctcttcaaaaaaatcaagaggGCCAACGACGTCATAAGTTTCCCATCGCACTGCAACATTGAGCCTAAAATGCGCGAGCTGATTTGCGGCCTCTTAACTTTTGATCCATCTCAAAGAATGGGGTTTAGCGAGTTTTTCGGCAACGAGATAGTAAATGAAGACTTGTCGCGatatgaagaagagcacaTCCCAGATTTAGAGaacaaatcaaaagatgtGGCAGAGAGCAACATGTTTATCTCAGAGTACCTAACAAAGCCGACTAAGACAGTATTCATGGAACCATTAAACGAGGTGAGTAATTCCAGAATTGAAGAGTCCAAACACAAGCCTCATGAGGCGCCTGATACCCGCCTAAAATCATACGCAAGCAATGAAGTCGAGAAGGGCGCGAAATCAGATGTCAACAGCCTAGCAGTCTCGCATGCGCACCCAAGGCAGGATGCTTCAATTGAAAGAGAATATGTTATGgtggaaaagaagagcgtAGAAGTTAATGCTCTCGCAGACGAGTTTGCCAATTTGGGAGCTCGCGGAGGCCCCAGCGCGGACAGGACTCAGCCAAGTGCTAAGCTTCAACAGCAAACAGCTGTTCCGCAATCAGCTGCAATTCGAAAAACTTCATCTGGCGGTGGAACGACAGCGAGGAGACCTTCCCTAGTTGAAAGAAGGCTGTCGATTTCGTCACTAAGTCCCTCAAATGCCCTCACAAAGGCGCTAGGCATCGCATCCACTCGGCTTTTTGGTAGCCAACAAAATACAAGCTTATCTGTGTCTCCAAATTACAATAACCAACCACTTTTGAGCCGACAGGTGTTCCACGAGCTTACAGAAAATGTTGTACTTTCCGCCGATCACCATACAAATTCTATAAAGGATAATGATGGCTTTGATGTGGACATTATAGCATTCCTAGAGTCCCTCGCAGCCAAGGCGTTCGTTATCTATTCTTTTGCTGAGGTGAAGTTCTCTCAAATCGTGCCTCTGCCCCCTTCATCTGTAGGCGATCCGTTTAGTAAGAGGTCTAGCAACGGGAGCTGCGCtatcgaagaagaagatgaagagcctGAAACTGAGGGCAATAATGAAAGGGTAAGAGGAGGCACTCTTGAATCAGAAAGCATTATGGCAAAAATGAGAAAAAGGAGCTCTAGCGATAACGTAGCCTTCGATGGCGTGATGAAGGATCTGCCTCCCTGGGAAGTTCAGCAGCTGTGCACCGAAGCTCTAGTGTTATACATGAAAGCACTTTCAATCCTTGCAAAAGCTATGCAGACGACATCTAGCTGGTGGTACCGGTCTCAGGAAAAGAAC
Encoded here:
- the ATG1 gene encoding serine/threonine protein kinase ATG1 (similar to uniprot|P53104 Saccharomyces cerevisiae YGL180W ATG1 Protein serine/threonine kinase required for autophagy and for the cytoplasm-to-vacuole targeting (Cvt) pathway); this encodes MSSGGQEEAPKAPIMISDKFVVEKEIGKGSFATVYKGRLAANQDHNNDFIAIKAVSRSKLKNKKLLENLEIEIAILKKIKHPHIVGLMDCERTGSDFFLIMEYCALGDLTFLIKKRGGLIEKHPLVRTMFEKYPPPSESHNGLNRVVVVSYLQQLSSALMFLRSKNLVHRDIKPQNLLLSTPLVGYDDRETFHKMGYVGIYNLPILKIADFGFARFLPNTSLAETLCGSPLYMAPEILNYQKYNAKADLWSVGTVLYEMCCGRPPFKASNHLELFKKIKRANDVISFPSHCNIEPKMRELICGLLTFDPSQRMGFSEFFGNEIVNEDLSRYEEEHIPDLENKSKDVAESNMFISEYLTKPTKTVFMEPLNEVSNSRIEESKHKPHEAPDTRLKSYASNEVEKGAKSDVNSLAVSHAHPRQDASIEREYVMVEKKSVEVNALADEFANLGARGGPSADRTQPSAKLQQQTAVPQSAAIRKTSSGGGTTARRPSLVERRLSISSLSPSNALTKALGIASTRLFGSQQNTSLSVSPNYNNQPLLSRQVFHELTENVVLSADHHTNSIKDNDGFDVDIIAFLESLAAKAFVIYSFAEVKFSQIVPLPPSSVGDPFSKRSSNGSCAIEEEDEEPETEGNNERVRGGTLESESIMAKMRKRSSSDNVAFDGVMKDLPPWEVQQLCTEALVLYMKALSILAKAMQTTSSWWYRSQEKNCSLKLNVLVQWSRDKFNECLERAEFLRLKLPPMDLHSADESTIKASQINDSKDGVSKRSSYSELSEPVFLEKLIYDRALEISKTAAKYEMQGEYLNNCELAYATSLWMLESILDKDTDSDNIGDFGSWATEALDEADKQMIKKYIDSIANRLRILRRKMNHS